In Euleptes europaea isolate rEulEur1 chromosome 10, rEulEur1.hap1, whole genome shotgun sequence, the genomic window TAAGAGGCCGGACAAGGTGATGGACATGGAGAACGCCACCGAAAACCCCGTGCCACAAAACACAAACAGGTAAACCAAATTTGTTTCCAGAGTAAGATCTTCGAGTGTTTGGTTTCCTGAGGTGCCGTAACCAGTATTATTTTTGCAAGTGATACTATAAAGAccatggaaaaaagggaaagtgtTCGCCAGTGATGCAAACACAGAAACGAGGAGCATCCAGGGTACCAGTCTGGAGATTTCCATCTTCAGGTGAATGAACAGGCGGTGCCTGAAGTTTGCAATTTTTACACAATAAAAGAAACACAGGCAGGCTGAGAAGTTGAAACAGATAGAGGTTAGGAACCAGATGGTACCTTTGACCAGATGATACATGCGGGTCATTTCAAAATTTGTAGAAGAGATGGTCATCCAGATAATCTTGACTATGAATATGGACAGTTGGCAAAACCTGGAGACGCCCAGAGCAGTCAAGATTTTATCGACACATTTCAGCTGTCTGTTTTTCATCCCATGGGTGCAACTCACCACGGCAATCAAAGCATTCAGCCCCATCCCAACGAGAGCCTCCAGTGCTGAGAAAACAAGGAAGATGATAGATGACAATGAAGAATTGTCTGATGTTGGAACTTTGCATCCACTGGCTTCCATTCTTTCAGATACTCCCTCAGAAAATCAGCGGTTCTCGATGTGAAATCGACTCTTGCCTTATCAGCGATGAGATTGGGAAGTGCTTCAGTTGCAGAACGCTTTATTTCCCCTTGATTTGCATGCCTTCACAACAGCATGGTGTAAAACATACAATAGTTTTGCAAAAGAGCTTGTGGTCAGAAGCAACACTCCCCGCGAGGCGTTCGCTCCTGTCCACAAACCACGAAACCAAATGATGTGGAATGAAGTGTACAGAGGGATGGATCTTGTGTTGATATGAGTGTGCATTCTTGCAAATCTGGAAGATGATtgcatttctgtgtgtgtgtgtgtgtgtgtgtgcgcacgcgcgTGTGTGCGCTTAATTTGTTATTTCTGGAGAAACCTCAACCATCAATCCCGTCGAAAATCACAGTGAATATAATTGGCTCTGAAAGAAATGTATGAAATTCCAGGCTCATGAGCAGAAGCAAAGAATAGCAGTGTGAAGAACATGTGGACTACCTACATGAAGGTTGTTTTCTGAGATTTAATGTCTCTGATCTCAGAACTGATTGCACGTAAGTTTGTAGTATCTCAAGTTTACCCATATGTATTTCCTAAACGGGAATAAGAATAGCTCAGGAGAGGCTTTTCCAGTGAGAAAATGTCAGAGGAAAGGGTGAATGTCTCTGCCGTTAATGTCTCTGTTGTTAAGTAAGCGAATGTGTCTAGGACCTTGATAGGTATAGACAGTGGTTGCGTTGGGGGGCGGGAGGGCAGTGGGATGACTTCGTTTCAAACGAGGCCATATTCAGTTAAGCTAGTGTTCCATTTCCTTGCTACTTTTCACAGCATGGGCGCACCCACCTGGCCCTCCCTTGCCATGGCAGGGGATGGGATGTGCCCACCTGGCCTCCCCCTGCCTGGCCCAGCTGTGCAGCCAAGCACCACGGAACCTGGGGTGGGCCAATCCTGTCGATAGTTTTATAGTTTCCTTAGCGTTTCATAGGACAAATGAGTTTATATTCTtctcagtggcggatctactatgaaactaatgaagcttaagcttcagggcccctgaTCCCGGAGGAAGcaacttttgtttttttaaataaatgaatttttcCACAAAAtctatggaggttttttttaagtgtttgttattaaaataaggctatattagtgatagaatcataagccgatgggttgaagtacttcatattgaccttggaatatgctctaatacccatttcatatggcctcaaaatgcccttgtaattggtcaaatttcaaaattttctcagggggtttgcagcgcccgaaccctcagctgtatgggctcgctgagctcaccagaatctatgaATAGCTGACAATTtgacagctggatcctcaaatccttcattggtgcacagcTGAaaagttctatagctcagcccttaggctagagccaattggaaccataa contains:
- the LOC130483929 gene encoding taste receptor type 2 member 40-like; the protein is MEASGCKVPTSDNSSLSSIIFLVFSALEALVGMGLNALIAVVSCTHGMKNRQLKCVDKILTALGVSRFCQLSIFIVKIIWMTISSTNFEMTRMYHLVKGTIWFLTSICFNFSACLCFFYCVKIANFRHRLFIHLKMEISRLVPWMLLVSVFASLANTFPFFHGLYSITCKNNTGYGTSGNQTLEDLTLETNLVYLFVFCGTGFSVAFSMSITLSGLLLFSLWRHTHLMQNGSTSFSDLSMAAHFKAVKTIMLLLIVDSVNFVGLMILLSNRFSERTPINQLVTIVVFVCPTVQSQIMIWGNPKLKKAFTRVIDCIRHMFLV